CGGACGTTGTGCGTGAAAGCAACTGCGTGTGCTGGTCCCTTTCTCCATATAGAGAAATATTAAGTGaaatcattttatttgttCTTAAAATAAACGTTACTAGATCATTGCGAGAACGAAAAAAGTGCTTTATCAGCCGCTGGTTAACTATCTCCGCCGACAAGTGAAACATTCTTATCAGAAACTGACCACCAACACttccgagcacacacactagaCTTATGTTGGCCCTGATTCACCGCAACGGGTAGCATCCTCCGTGAAACCGTACTGTGTGATGGTGCATTTGTTTTAATCACtttaacacaaaaaaccgcgACTGCAAAAGTGTAAATAGGGCCCGGATTGATAACCATTTGCCATCGTAATAACCTCTCTGGCCTGGGGGGACAGTTTTAGACCTCAGCGCCTCGATTCAGTCACTCGATCGGTGCACAAGCACGCGGTTGTGCGTAAACGGAATGCAATCCGGTGGAACCAGGCGGACCCTGCGATCGCGcggttttgtgcgtgtgtgataaAGTGCTGTGAATGCACGACGGTGCACGCACCACGTGAATGTGAAGGTCGTACTTGTGGTTAGAGTAACGAGTTTGTACTTAACGTTGGCGTACTCTACGCGGTCTCTCTCAACGATCGTTAATTGATTATTTGAAATTCGATCGTTGACGATGacacaaaacaatcgattaAACGCCTCGATCGATGATCTGGTTGAACGGGCACCAGGGGAAAAGGCCAACACGTTACCCTCTTTGATCGAGAGGGGTATTGACACGGCCGATCCTAAGGCAACCAGAAGTGAAGGTACAATGATGGAGCTAAACTCCATCCTGGAGAGTGGTAGCAGCCGGTCCGAGgtagacggacggacgcgcCGAAACCGGGCGAATCAAACGCAGACCTACGACATCCATAAAGGGATCGCCGAAAGTGCGATGGATATTTCGCTGCTGACTGCCAACGCCAACCAGTTGCGGCTGCTGATAACGTACAACGAACGGTCCAGCACGTACCTGGCCTGCATTGCGCTGGTCATCACCTCGCTCGTGCTGCAGATTGTTGTCGCTAGCGGTGTGATCATTGTCAAGGTAGGACTGATTGGTCTGCGACTGTGCTATAGTGATGTGAATTGCGATACTATTATCACACAAATTAGCTAATTGATGTGTGAGTGCGTAATGTGATAAAGGAGTACACCTCCAACTCAACCTTCTTCCTACCATTCCCAGAGCCATCCAAAGTCGAAGCCTAGTTCAACGATACATCGGTTGAAGATTGCTACCTCCATCCTGGTTACGATCATCACCGTGATCAACATACTGGTAGCATCGTTGGTAATAACCGATAGGCCATCCTACCGCGAGGATCGTAGCGCCTCTAATCAGCCATAAAACGCGCAGCCGGTACTGCACCGACTCACCGCGGGGGTCCGAAGCTGTCTGCACATTGCCACGCTATTTACTTAACGTAATTAACTTCGACTTTAGAATTAAGGTCACTTCCGGACCGCTAATACCGAAGCACGCGGCTTCGTGCTGAGGTTGCGCTTGGTACCGGTCCGCGAAAAACGTACAAACCCCGATCACTGCGGTATGCTTTGTGATTCACTGCCGAGGCTTCATTCAGCCACAACAATCTCGACCGCAAGCACGCCtcagaacaaaacagaaacgaaaccgaaaccgaacaacaccaaaccaccatgAACAGTGCCAGGATTTATAGGATGCGTGAAAGCAACGAGACCGCGTCAACCGGTCAGCAACGTCCGCCGGGCAACGAAATCACCCTCCCAACACCCTCCGATGATCAGCCGACGTACGAAAGCGCTAGCTCCGAGTACTATCTCGCGCTAAGCTACAATGGTTACGACTTCTTTCGGAGTGTCATCGAGATTTCGCTTACCGTTTCGTTTCTGGCGGCCAACAGCAATCTGTTGCGTTTGCTGGTGAGCTtcaaggaaacggaaacattcATCGCCAGCGAGGTGCTGGTGACGCTTTCCATCGTAATGCAGATCCTCGTGGGAATCACCATCGTGACGATTACGGTATGTACCATAGTCCCGGCGGTTTTGCGGTGAACTGGAAGGCCGATGATCTATCTAATCGGCCCAATACTCTCCCACAACAGCAAGTGAACGACCCCAGCCGGTACATGAAGATGAAGGCATTCGCGATCGCGGGCGCGATCATCATATCGGTGGTCAACCTGATGATACCGTTCATCATCAACGTGGAGCACTCGCGGATCGATCTGGACGAGATCTACCGTAGCTACGCACAAACCTAGGCCACGTACCGACGACCGCGAAAAGTGTTATTCGGAATGGAGTTTCTTTGTAAATAAAGTCACGGTTTACGATGAAACAGATGTCTGCGAGCCTCTGCCTTGCTATCTGCGGCTACCACCGTTGTACCGCGAGCTGTCTAACGAGCTGCACTGATGTATCGCACGCATGAATGGTCAATAATGGTGGTTCGTCAGCTCCTTACCAGTAGCTGCGATGCGGCCTCTTGTGCAGTGCCCTTGGAATGCGTACTATAATAGCCCCACGGTTGGCTGGACCGCATTTCAGACGTTCGGCAACCGCGCAACGAGCTGGGTGCACTACTTACGATCGATTAGCCAGCACCTAGCAGACCCTTGTTGCATCCACCAGCGAGATGACCATCCCGGAGTCGTACCGTCGGAGTCCGGTTCGTGGGCCACGGTTCGAGAAGCCGCGCCATTACGTGGAACACTCGATGGATCGTGGTGTGCGCATCTTCACCGGGGACGAGAAACAACCGAAGGTGCTGAGTAATCCGGTGATCTACGATGAAGAGGCAATACGTCGACAACCGTACCAGGAGAACGATTGGGATGACAATGAGCGCACCCCGAATCGTAGTGCCGATCGATCCTGCAATTCTCGTTCAAATGGtaacggtggtgatgaaggaAGGTACGATGTGCGCCGTTCCGTGCTAGAGAACGCACTCAACGTTGCCTTCCTGGCGGCCAACTCGAACCAGCTGCGACTGCTGACAACATCGAACAACGAGCGGCAGGATACGATTAGCTATCAGGCAGTATTTGGCCTGATTGTAGTGTCACTGATACTGCAAATCCTCAACTGCGTCTCCATGGTGATAATGTCGGTTAGTATTGTTAGGACAGTGGATGCGGCATTCCGGACATTTCTGGCGGCCATGCGAACACTCGGTTATAATTTCGCTTGCATTTCTTGCAGACACTTACCTCGCATCGTTGGCCGCTATTGCGTACCTTGGCATgcatcgtcgccaccgtcatTGCGCTGCTCAATCTGGCCGTCGTAACGATGCTCAATGTGTTACTCGAGTCATAGTGAGCCACCGCCATCAGTTCTACCCAAATATTAGGATTGAGGGTTTGATGCTGTGGAGCGGTTACATCTTGGTCCAGTGATAAGGTTCCATTGCACTTCTGTTTTAGTAAAAAAAGAACACTTGGGTGGTGTTGCCATATACGTTGTTGTGGTAAAATATATGATATAGAATTccccttttttaattttatttttttttttaacatatataatgacgggcgagccgtatgtttattaacagttaataacaaaaattggggtaggacatttccttcactacccATCGCCATATCCCGGGCTTGCTCGgttaattttattttgaatATGTAAATAAAATGATTACGTTATTGCTATTTAAACAATGCGTTTTCACTttaaaaaaccgaaaaactcTCAATTTTCATGAATTTAAAATGCTGATCTGCTCTTTATACTTTTTATAATAAAAGAATATTCGTTCGATTTATATAATATTATAGTATTCTTATGAATGTTGTATAAAGTAACACTCTTGTGACATTACAAGAAATACGTGTAAGTACGTACAGATGATCCGAGCTGATGCAGCATGATCCGTTATCTATCTTACATTAATTTTATGTTCCATTGTTTAACCTacataaacatgttttttaGATTCGATCAAGGACTAAAAAGATATAAACTGACCTTTTCGGTCGATAACTTGTTAATCACCAAACAAGTAGACCAACAAGGACCTTCATTATAGCATGTCCTGCTCGATCGCCATCGAAGCGCATAAATTAATTGACTTCCGTGTGAACCAGGTAACTGATATCGACGGTCGGAAATAGAAAAAACTGCAGTATGCTCCTAGCCAGCGTGGAGAGCAGAACAATTCGTCCGGAGGTAGTGAAGAGCAGTGTAGTGTTTGGCTCTTTCTATGGAAGGACCATCCAAGCTTTTCTTTAGGTTGATTAACGGTATTGGCAGACGAGTCGTTGACATTGCTGTTCGATTGTAATCCTCGTTTTCTTTTGGCTAAGGCTACGGTCTCGGTACGATTCCCTTTCTTATCAGCGCCATGAATATTGGGGAACCAGAGAAGCCCATTGATCTACCCGTTGTGTATCGTCACAACGCAATATCTACGAATGGCACTCCAAGTGGCCACTACAGAACCAATCTAACCCGCGGTAACGTGCAGCTGGGTAAAAGCAAAAGTGATCTTGACCTGGCCAGCACCAAGTTCGAGTATAACCCAAACGGAGAGAGCCCCACCATCGAGACCACACTTGCATCTCTTTTCGCGACTCGTGCTCAGGGAAGTGTAACACCTGCGGAAGCATCGGGTgatccaccaccattaccacccaAGCCAGTGACTGTTACCGGAATATACGAAACGGATAACGGACGACGTCAATCGTCGATCACCCCTTCGTACGACATCTCGAAAGGTATCGCCGAAAGTGCGATGGACATCTCGCTCCTGACCGCTAATGCTAATCAGCTGAGACTACTCATAACGTACAATCAAGGATCGAAAACGTACGTCGCGTGCATCACCTTTGTGATACTGTCATTGGTCCTGCAGATGATGGTCGCGATCACCATGATAGTCGTTTCGGTATGTAGTGCAAGGTCACATAAGAAACCTCTCATCTATCGTCCTCACGATATGTTTCTTGTAGCTAACGAAACCAGAGCGAGACGATCCGAAGCGACAAAGGGTTAAAATCGTTACATCTATCGGTGTAGCGATCATCACGATGATCAACATCCTTGTAGCATCGCTGGTTGTTGCGGAACAACCTCCCAATGCTATCGTCGCTTCAACCGGTAGCGTAGTCGGTATGCTGACCAACATTAACATAACGGACACGGTCACAGGAACCTAGCGGTTGTGGTCAGACGGTCCTTGCATGTTCTGAACACGTGCGAACAGGTACTACTTCCGGTTAACCTTCCTTACGAGCTGTTCAGTGAGGCGTGAAATAAATTGCTGAGATTGGTTTGCAATTTTCagaacaacgatttttttaaatgttgaaaGAAAATATCAGATCATGTATGGCAGCACTGCTCCAGTGTTGCCGAACTACAAATGGGGCTGTCAATCTTCTTCgttgttgttccgttccgtgtgttTTGTGAAATCCGAGTTTTCCCGGGACGAGAAACTTTCCGGAAAATCTGTTAAATTTCACTGAAAAGGTAAGCATAAACTCAGCGACACAGCTAGCCAAGCCCGTTCCCCGTGTTAGGCATCTGTTCCAAAAGCGGCCGGCCTAGGAAACACAGTAAACAGAAGCATGATGTAACCGGGTCGGAATTCCGGCAAACATGCTGGACAAACGAACTCCCCGAAAACATGCCTGGACGCACAGCACACGCGAGAACACCTGCGAGATCACTaattccggtccggtccccGTTTCAGATTGCCTGGACATTTGGAAAGGGGGGTGGCTTGATGAGCACAGAATAGTTGCACATGAACTGCTAGAACTCGGGGCCCGCACAGAACTACGGAAGCGATGAGCGAGCCGATAGTCGTGATTCTCTCGCTAGACGAGAAGGTCAAACCGGAAGCGATTGTCGAAAAGATTCGAAAGCAATCGAACGATCAAAATCAGGTGGTCCTCACGGATCCCGCGGATACCGTCGTCTATCGGTATCACATAGGCACGAAGTACTACGAGACCGATGTGCTTCTGTACCCGCATGCGTCCCCGACCACCGATACCCTGTCCAGTGCAATCTTGAATCGGACCGAAGGACTGCTGATCTACTTCAACGCACATGATCGTGCCTTTCTAGAGCGACTTCCGACGTACGGTGCGTTCGTGCAGAAGCAGGACATCGATTTCGGTATTCTCCTGTGTACCACGCTGCCGGAGAACGCCTCGGAAGGTGTAACGTACGGCGAGGCGAAGCAACTATGTACTGTGCTGGATGTGATAGAGCTGGAACCGGTGGCAGAAGACGATGATCAACCCAGTGACGAAGCGGTCGGTGTCGATGAGCTTATCCAAGCGATGCACAATCACATCTGGTCAAATGTGCAGATACACCGAGGAAGCAGAGCAGCTGCAGCCCTGGAAGCTCTGGTCGTTGGTGCAGATGCGGAACCCTCCAGCGGGTTTAGTGACGATGACGCAGCGGATGAGACGGTGGGACCGACTTCTAACGACGAAGAGGAGCGCATGGAAGCCGCCCTGAACGGGTTTGAGAAGCTGTTGACGGAAGTGCGCAACTTGCACTCGAACTCAACCTCCTGGAGCCGGAACGAACGGCTTGCCTATGCCCAGGAGCTGGCGGAAATGTTTGACAACTTGGTAGAGGAGGACGATTAGCGATGGATAGAGATCGGATGAGACGGATCAGAGTTCGCTAATGCGCCCGTGCGcccaatgttttttttaatttaaagaaCATTACGCTTCTTCTGGAAACGCAATTCCTTTCCCTGAGGCCAATCTCGGCCCGAACCGCCTGTGTTATGCATAAACGACAGTTTAGTGAACCATTAAGCAGAGGATTTATTTACGAAGTGAATCTGTGTGAAACTATATGAAGAAATATCCTGCAAGAAAGCACGATAAACATACTTATATACTTACAATATAGCCTTCTATTGAACGATAGCGAGCGTTTCAAGAATTTCCTTTCAAATGACCTCTCCATCCGATGAGAATCGCATTTCGGTTAATCTTATATCTATTTTTTACCAACCCACAGCGAAACAGAGAACAGTCAACATGCTTTTTCGTTGCACACAGCGCTTCGTGCCACTTCTTCCTCTCGGTCTCGTGCGACACTTTGCCACGGCCGAGAAGAGCGCTCTTGCCGCACTGCGCAAAAAAACCGGCTACACGTTCGCCAACTGTAAAAAAGCGCTTGAGCTGCATGGAAATGATCCAGCCAAGGCAGAACAGTGGCTCCGGGAGCAGGCACAAGCGATGGGCTGGTCCAAAGCGACCAAACTCGAGGGTCGCAGCACGGTGCAGGGTTTGATCGGGGTGCTGGTACAGCGTAACGTCGGTGCCATGGTGGAGGTAAACTGTGAGACAGATTTCGTAGCACGCAATGCCAGCTTTCAGCGTTTCGTACAAACGGCATCGGCTGCCTGTGTACGCCATCTAGCACACGTGGAATCGGACAGCAACCTCACGAAAGTGGGCCTCAACGGGGAAGCACTGAAACAGATTGTGCTCGATGATGGCAAATCGCTTGGCGATCATTTGGCCCTAGTGATCGGTACGGTTGGTGAGAATGCCACCCTGAACCGTGCCATATGCTTCAAAGCCCCGGAGAACATTCAATTGACCGGTGAGTAATGGAAGATCACACACGCTCACGGTTTGTAGCATAATCTCACGATCGTCCTTCTCATCGACAGGTTACGTACATCCGGCACCGAACGAAGAAATTCCCCTAGACGTACCGCAGGTTGGCAAGTACGGTAGCTTGGTGGCATTCCGCGCCGAACATTCGGCCACAGGAGGGAGCGAAGGTGAAGATGCGGCTCTTGTGGCGCGCAAAGTGTGCCAGCACATTGTCGGTATGAAACCGGAACGCATCGGTGAGCACGGCAAGGACGAACCGGCCGCTGATAAGGATGATGAAACGTGTCTGATCCACCAGGAGTACCTTGTCGATCCAAGCTTTACCGTCGGTGAAGTGCTGGAAGCCAACCGGTTACAGATCATCGATTTCCAGCGTTTCGAGTGTGGCGAGAAGAGTAAATCGGACGAACAAAATGAACGGGCAGTCGGTTAGAAACCGGATGGAGGCCGGCATGATGTAGGGAATTTGACGTGAATCACATTAATAAGGGCGGTTCTGAATTGTGAGGTAATATTGGACCGAGATGAATTAAAAGCGGTGTCCAATTTGCCGCATGTTGTAACCGGTTAATTATAGCGCATTTTTAACTAAATAACAGAATTAACATCCGAAAGAAATGAACAAATGACCAGTGGGTTGATGACCGTCCTTGTGCTTGGTGGTTAATAAcacgagagagaaacaaacactTTTTGACATGTTAACAACGTACAGAACCAGGCCCGAGTATTTAGCGTAGTAAAAGGcaaaaaacgtaaaaatgtGTCCCAGAGAATGCGCCTATATGTGGCCagttcgcgttcgctgttgTGGGGTGAAACACCAgctacataaaaaaaactcgaccACCGTTTGCAGACATgaggatggcaaaaaaaataaaacactccgGATTCACGCACCGCTAAACacgcacgtgtgtgtctgtggtgctCGCATTaaacgcaaacaaaacttttctcGCTTGATAAGCACCTGATAGAAGAAGCTATGAGTGGAATTAAAAAAGAGATAAATGTGCGAACCATAATCACAGTAGACCTACTACGCTAGGTTATTGAGCGAGaaaatgatagaaaaaaaTGCTCGAAAAGGGGCGATGAAGATGTTCAACAATTCACACACCCCTCCGGCAAGTGGTTATGGTTTTAGAGCGCAAAAAAAGAATCCCTACGTAGCACGGCTGTCGATCAAACCTTCCAACAACACTGCAACTCTGCGTTAAGAAACGAAACCTCCGCCTGCTATAATGAAGAATCGATAGCGCATCCCATAGAGCAGTTAAACGACCCGATTTACTTCTCTTTCCAACGGTTGCACAACCGTTTGGCGATCGTCATGCTCCCTCCCAATGGGTCTGGTGGTTGCAAAATCTCGCTAATCAGTTAGCGATCAAGAATCAACCGTGAATGATgtggtttttgaaaaattggcCCTCGCTGTGCgtccaaagcaaacaaacgatgtGAATTGGTTGCTAAGTTTTCGTCATCCACGTGAGTTTGGTAAAAAACGTCGATTGACGGCGACACGCCCGTTGATCGACAATCGATGTTGCGCTTTCAATTCGTCACGATCGCGTCGTTGATCAGTGAGCCCTATAAATGAACTAAAGCGATATGGAAGCGGTGTGCAACCGGGCGTGTGAAGGTGGATAAACAAATTGTTTGTGACATTAGTATACCGCGCGCTAGTGGCACTGGGCTTTGTGAGAACTACGTTTACCAGCAACGGGGTTGGGAATGGTTCCCGCTCTCGCTCCCGTCACGTATGTTTCAGTAAGCCTGCTTTTGGGCCGGTTTAAGTAGACCAGTAAAAGGTAAACATTTCCAAGCGAGGGACACTACAGCAGTCGTTGAAGCGACCACGACATGGGGCACACGATCGGTGGATGCGCCGCTGGTACCAGTGGATGATTGTTTTCCCCGTAAAGGGTGAACTGCAACAGCCAGGCCAGTAGTAACCACCTGCCCTACCGTGCTACTAACGCCCAGCGAGCCAAGCCCATTCGCGCTTCGTTCGGAAGTAAAGAACCTCCGTCGATCGGGCTAGGGAAACCGCGTACCATCCGACCAGCAAGTAACAATAGAGTGGCCTCCACAGCCCCCATCGGCCGCTTAGTACTAGCTGCGGCGGGTAGTAGGGACAGTGGAGTGGTGTGCTGCAGGTAAGAGGCGGAGCACCACCCATCGGAGGTTTGTTTGGGGAACGTTGGGGCGCGAGTTCGTAAAAAGCTCAGAATTGCTGGGACCGTGCGCTCGCACGACACACGGGTTCGATTAGTCGAAAGTGAAATTCCGTTCCCGACGGACGGTGGACGACCCCT
The sequence above is a segment of the Anopheles darlingi chromosome 2, idAnoDarlMG_H_01, whole genome shotgun sequence genome. Coding sequences within it:
- the LOC125950535 gene encoding elongation factor Ts, mitochondrial isoform X1, whose translation is MLFRCTQRFVPLLPLGLVRHFATAEKSALAALRKKTGYTFANCKKALELHGNDPAKAEQWLREQAQAMGWSKATKLEGRSTVQGLIGVLVQRNVGAMVEVNCETDFVARNASFQRFVQTASAACVRHLAHVESDSNLTKVGLNGEALKQIVLDDGKSLGDHLALVIGTVGENATLNRAICFKAPENIQLTGYVHPAPNEEIPLDVPQVGKYGSLVAFRAEHSATGGSEGEDAALVARKVCQHIVGMKPERIGEHGKDEPAADKDDETCLIHQEYLVDPSFTVGEVLEANRLQIIDFQRFECGEKSKSDEQNERAVG
- the LOC125950537 gene encoding ninjurin-1-like isoform X2, coding for MNIGEPEKPIDLPVVYRHNAISTNGTPSGHYRTNLTRGNVQLGKSKSDLDLASTKFEYNPNGESPTIETTLASLFATRAQGSVTPAEASGDPPPLPPKPVTVTGIYETDNGRRQSSITPSYDISKGIAESAMDISLLTANANQLRLLITYNQGSKTYVACITFVILSLVLQMMVAITMIVVSLTKPERDDPKRQRVKIVTSIGVAIITMINILVASLVVAEQPPNAIVASTGSVVGMLTNINITDTVTGT
- the LOC125950537 gene encoding uncharacterized protein LOC125950537 isoform X1; this encodes MEGPSKLFFRLINGYGLGTIPFLISAMNIGEPEKPIDLPVVYRHNAISTNGTPSGHYRTNLTRGNVQLGKSKSDLDLASTKFEYNPNGESPTIETTLASLFATRAQGSVTPAEASGDPPPLPPKPVTVTGIYETDNGRRQSSITPSYDISKGIAESAMDISLLTANANQLRLLITYNQGSKTYVACITFVILSLVLQMMVAITMIVVSLTKPERDDPKRQRVKIVTSIGVAIITMINILVASLVVAEQPPNAIVASTGSVVGMLTNINITDTVTGT
- the LOC125950543 gene encoding ninjurin-B-like — its product is MTQNNRLNASIDDLVERAPGEKANTLPSLIERGIDTADPKATRSEGTMMELNSILESGSSRSEVDGRTRRNRANQTQTYDIHKGIAESAMDISLLTANANQLRLLITYNERSSTYLACIALVITSLVLQIVVASGVIIVKSHPKSKPSSTIHRLKIATSILVTIITVINILVASLVITDRPSYREDRSASNQP
- the LOC125950535 gene encoding uncharacterized protein LOC125950535 isoform X2, giving the protein MSEPIVVILSLDEKVKPEAIVEKIRKQSNDQNQVVLTDPADTVVYRYHIGTKYYETDVLLYPHASPTTDTLSSAILNRTEGLLIYFNAHDRAFLERLPTYGAFVQKQDIDFGILLCTTLPENASEGVTYGEAKQLCTVLDVIELEPVAEDDDQPSDEAVGVDELIQAMHNHIWSNVQIHRGSRAAAALEALVVGADAEPSSGFSDDDAADETVGPTSNDEEERMEAALNGFEKLLTEVRNLHSNSTSWSRNERLAYAQELAEMFDNLVEEDD
- the LOC125950542 gene encoding uncharacterized protein LOC125950542, whose amino-acid sequence is MTIPESYRRSPVRGPRFEKPRHYVEHSMDRGVRIFTGDEKQPKVLSNPVIYDEEAIRRQPYQENDWDDNERTPNRSADRSCNSRSNGNGGDEGRYDVRRSVLENALNVAFLAANSNQLRLLTTSNNERQDTISYQAVFGLIVVSLILQILNCVSMVIMSTLTSHRWPLLRTLACIVATVIALLNLAVVTMLNVLLES
- the LOC125950544 gene encoding uncharacterized protein LOC125950544, with amino-acid sequence MNSARIYRMRESNETASTGQQRPPGNEITLPTPSDDQPTYESASSEYYLALSYNGYDFFRSVIEISLTVSFLAANSNLLRLLVSFKETETFIASEVLVTLSIVMQILVGITIVTITQVNDPSRYMKMKAFAIAGAIIISVVNLMIPFIINVEHSRIDLDEIYRSYAQT